TAATACGTGGCTTCCAATGTACTTGTATTCTTCACCAGTTTACAGTTAATTTTTGACTTTCAGTGATGCTTGTAAAAGGACATCCTGTCAAAGATGAAATGTATTAAAGAGTATCATAATGTTAGAAAGTTGGTTTTCTTGAGTTGCCGACACCATAATTTCAAATATTCACCTGATATTATCTAGCCTAGTGATAATATAACCACAGTCACTGATCTTAAttctcatttattaacaaataaaaataaaaccacgAACGGGAAAAAGCACTGCTTTTCACTTCCACCACGCAGATTCATCAAGCCGGATGCAGGATGCAACCTTCTAGTAATAAGTTCActcctctaacctttaggccatcaCTGCCCACCAACAGGTGTCcatttaatctgtcatcaatTTTGTGCCGAGTCATCTCCTTCACCTTGTTAATTGCAGCAGTTTTGCCGTTTTTGGTGAAAACCCCTTTATATTCAtcatatagtttcatcagcaggtttgttctgctgctgagaAAAACACCGctctagttttctcttctttttgcatCATGGTATCATCTTTTCTACAATCGACTATTCTAGGCTGCTTATGTACTCCGTGCGCATGCACTCAAGTGAAAGTTGATGTTAATTCTAGCCAGGCTTTTTCAAGTAGGcgcagctttctttagctgcaTTGATGGAACAGCCCTCAGGTCCCTGTCCtttcatcaacaacaacaaaaaaataaatattttgcaCTGTATTACAGTCTCATTCCAAAAGGTAAACTGAGACCGGTGATGATCTAATAAGGAATCATTTTTCATAATCAATGATACATGCTACAGTTTAGTAACTTCCACTGAAATGTACACCCAGTTGTGAAAAATCTTTTCACACTGAACTGCAGCCTTGTGGAAATTGTCATGTTCATGGCATTAGttttccacacaaacacacaaatcctGTCCTTTATATCCAAGGCAATATCTATCTAATCTTGTGAAATTTATCTGGCAGATAAGAGGATGTGTGGCAGAAGACTTGTGAATTATTTTATGGATTTATCCTGAAATTTTAAAAtaggcatttaaaaaaacaatgcgACTTAAGGTACTTTTAGTCTGAAAGGGAACCTGCAGATATTCAAGTATACTAAATATTATCTCATAAGGCTAATCACATGAAAGCTGAAATTAGTGTAAAATCAGTGATAAGTAGTAATTTCATCTAAAAGACTTACTTGTACAAGTTGGAAGAGGGGTCCAAGTACTATTTATTTGACACGTCACGGTACTTGATCCTTTCATCTCGTATCCATTGTTGCACTTGAATGTCACTGTTTCCTTGAATCCATAAGGGGGTGGAGAATGATCAGACACGTAACCATCCTTTGGAGTGACAGGGTCGTCACATTTAACCTCTGCAGAAAATTGAATTGGAAAACTGAAATTTACAAAATTGTCACAAATAATCTCCTCCAGATTCTGGAGATTACATTGGGAGAATGTTGAGAGAGGCTGCAAAAACACTTACTGACACATGTTGGTGGACTAGGGTGGAATTTTGCATTTTCTGAACAGGATATGGTTTTTGATCCATCGAGTGTATAATCTTTTTGACAACTGAACGTTACAACCTCTCCATAATTATATGTGTCCTTGACTGGATTGAAAGAACCACCCACAAATTCGGTTTGCGGTAGATCACACGTCACcgctgcaaaataaaaatgaaatctaTTAGAATGGAAATAAACAGAGTTTCTAAATTAGTCATGTGCCTTGTATTAACACACAGAGATCACTAACCTTCACATACAGGCAACCTGTCGTTCCACTCTCCGTTTCCACAAATGATTTTATCTCTGCCAACCAATATGTAACTAGGTAGggaatttaaaaagaataaaagtgtGACTTCAGGCATCAATTTTCAACAAGGATCTGTGTTAACCCTTGCATTTCACGATCaatatgaaaacactgaaattttcatcaatatgaaaacactgaatagtaacatttaatgcattttaaatgcattaaactatgaaatgcattttttaataGTTATCAGTTTGTTACTAACCCAGTATCGCAAACGACCTCCAGTGTATCGCCAAACAAAGTCCCTTGAGGATATCTAACGTCTCCATGTAATACTTCTCCAGCAGAGCCACAGTTCTTTCCTGAAATAAGAAAATGCTCATAAGGATTGATTGAATTCCACCATTAAAAATGACTGGTTAAAGTTATGACAGACAGGTCAGTAAACATTATCAGTCACTCGTTTAAAAAGAGAATGTATATGTTTGCAAGACATTAATAAAAAGTGGTTCCAAATCAGAGACTATTAAAATATTGCTACTATTAGGAAGgagaatataaaaaataaatgttaatatttactCTCGCATTTCAGGTTCAAAGGACTCCAACTGCCATCTGTACAAGTAATGGTTTTAGACCCTCCCGCTGTAACGTATCCAATCTCACACTCAAAAGTAACTTTGCTCCCAGGTTGGTATGTTTGTGAATTAATGTCAGTGGTGGGAACAATGTTGGGAGGTACGGGAGGACGGGCACAATCTTGAGCTATAatggaaaagaaggaaagaaagaagagcaCAAGTGAGGACTAGTTAACCCCCGATCAAACATCAGCTGGTGTGTCTAATCACATATCAACAAGCTTATCTGTACTACCACTCACCTTGAGCAGTAATGGCAAGGCCAAGATAGCTCAGTAATAGGAAGTAGAAGACACCCATGACTGGATTTAATGACTCACTGTGCCctttctggaaaaaaacaaaacaaaaatgtaagtAGTGGATAATCAGAGTATTAAACGTGATTAAGATGGTCGATGCTTGTGATGATTCCATTTAACCAGGGTTTACATATCCCTAAACCTTACAATCCACAAGACGTAGGTTAGCTTACCTGTTCAATGACACCAAGTTACCAAAATCAAGCTAACACATCGATATTAGCTAGTTAGagcattttaaattaaaatatataatatttaaatcGCGATAAGTATTTAATCTCAAGATTATGTGTATAGTCCACCTGCTTATCTTTGTAGACAAGTGCGCTAAATTACGTCTTGTCCGTTGTCGCGTATTTGAGAAGATACCTCGCCAAACTCCATTCAGAAtctgttcatattttatattactgGCGTGACGCCGCTTGTATAGCTGATGTAACCGTGCTACTTTACAATCAGTCTATAGCGCCACTTTATACTGACAATTCGGCATGCGttgaaaaaagaacaatacaAAGATGTCAATATAGTAGTAAGATTAATTATGTAACAACTAGCAGCCAACCCGTGTTACTCAGTCCGTCTTCCGCAACCACAGCACAGTGAGGGCGGTAACGCGTCAGTCTAAAAAATTAACGATATAAGCctaaattcaattttaaattCAACAAGATATATGCCGAATTCATCGGTATATCACCAAGGTGGGAAAATACGTTAAACTGCGTTGATTTGAGTGTTTGAATTTGCTGATAATTAAATACCTTATTAAATCCAAGTAATCGTAATGGGTAATGGAAGATCAACCGTGCATGCGTTAGCTACCTAATGCTAACGTACAATCCACAAACGTTACGGATACGTCTCGTTTTTGTGGCATCTCCGTTCTGTTTTTGGTTGGTTTTGGTTGCGGTATGTTAAAGAATGTGATCCTTCTTCTAACTTACCCGACTGAGAAGCATGGAAGTCCGTGTGAAGAGTCGTTGTCGTTAGGCCGTTGTGTTGGATCCACAATGGTGAACTTCGACTCCTTCGCAGTACTGCTGTTTCTTACCGGAAAAAGGCGTGGCCGTTTTAACGGTTAATGACGCATGTTTTTGGCCGGTTTTACCACACTTTAATCACTTTAAACAAAATctacaaaaacagataaaacccAAAAACCTTAAAGAACCCACACAGTTAACTGGAACATTACTGGGCGTAATctaaaattaaacacacacaagtctaAATATCCTTATCAAGCAACGTTAGTTCAGTTTCAACTCAGCTTTATTGGCTTGAAAGTTTCAAGAAAAATGTTGCCAAAATCTCAGTATATAATTTGTCCAAATGTTTAGACAGTACAAAAATAACCTAATATCCTGCGACAGACCAGCACTTGACTGAAAATATTGGCTGTGCATGGGGAGTTCTGTCctttgataaatatatataaattatattaagattgatatatatattaattatatatatagagtatatcctgtgtgtgtgtgtgtgtgtgtgtgtgtgtgtgtgtgtgtgtgtgtgtgtgaaatctaGCCTGTGCCACACATAATCACAAAAAGTACTTCTTAGCTTGTTCAAATTAAAGTCCTGGCAAAACTATGAACACCACCACTGACCTACATaaatttttgtacttttattaaCTTTCATTAACTGTAAAGCCGCTGATAGGATACATGAATTGCTGAGTACCTCTTTAGTATGATACAGGAAAAAGTGCTATTTTAGCCTATTTAGTTGCTGTATGACCATAGAACCATGGACGGACAAGATGACAGACAACCGGGCACATACGCCTGTAAGGCCCCCAATCTTGCCTCCCCATCTGTGGAGCTATGTTACAGAGCACTAATGGACCTGTGTACAGTTAACGTCCTTCAGAATAGCAGAGGTAGCTAACAATCCCTTTGAGGATGTTGAGACATCTTTGACGGACTTTGTCCTCTTCTGTGACCTGTACATCGTTATGATTGATGTGTCTTCTAATAGCTAGTTACTCTGTTCCATTTTTTCAATGGTAACAATGTCGATCATCAGATGAGGCATTCATGGAGAATGATGTAATGAACCAAACCCAGGCTTGGTCAATATGAGGAAGTGATGTACTTCCCCTTGAACAAGTTTTCCTCTTCTAGAGAACATGCTTTTGATACTATTATCTCTCCTGCCTCTAAAATACAGGGTAAATGGTAAAATATGCTAAAATATAATTCAGGGCATGTTTGGAatgaaaagttacatttttatttattttcacatttaaactcATATTTTAATTGAATAGCCATACCAACTAACAAACCCAAAACTGATCTAATGATGATTTCACAATAAGACGTGAGTACCAAATCAGGAATCCTGCCTCTCCACATGAGGATGGAGGCACAATAGCCTGGTTATAGATCATTGAATCACCAACCACACCAGaatttgtgatgtcactgcaATGTTACTATTGTAATGCAATGTAAGAATGGAGTATTGTTTCACAGGTCATTAATGAGTCACCTATCATTTGTATGATTTCAAGCCAGTGACAGtagtttcacatgtttcacatGCACACCGGCCCAAATCTTAGAATATAAATGTAGTTGTCTTCACTGTCCGGTTTTACACCCAAGTTCCATCATATAAGGAAAATATAATTGTAGGCCATGTCCAGTTTTGAAGGTGTTCTTTCATGAAGCCAAACAAACTTAGACTACAGTGTTTTTTCATGCCATAGAACACCGGCCAAGCTGATTCATTATTTACACAAGAGATAGGTTACCAAATTTCTAGGTGAGGTATTTGCATTTCTTTATATGGTTTCCGTAGAACCAGTCTTTGTTTTACAGCACCTAAGCTCGTCATCACTCATCATTAAATGTCCGAAAAGCACTTGTATCTGTAAATTGTTTACTTTTATGAGGACAGCAATAGTATAAAAGACATGCGTGTTTTACACTGTATCACACACTCCTTAACTGAATTACCTCTCAAATCAATTTAAGTTGCAGCATGTATCAATATAAAGCCAACATACCGCAGTCAGTACTACGACATGGAGTTCATTAGGACTTTGTTAGTTTGAACATGGAGCTGAGAgctctgtttgtctttatgGTCAGGATCTGTGGGTTTGGCTTTCCACTATGAAACATCCATGGCCTAAAATACGTCGTGTTTCATAATGCTCTATTGTATAATGGCAGGGtggaatgaaaataaattaccGGCCAACTGAGTGTGTTGATCTGATAAAAGTTCATTTACATTCTATCAAATTAGGAATAAGCAACAGAGTGATGGCTGgttttcactttcatcactAGTAACGGTCATCATTACCAGAAAGCAGTATAAACATTCTGCTATTGACtttctttttagttttatttatttgtttgaacaTTAAGAAAATACAGAGTTTATTATACACTTTTGCCAGTTTTGAACAATTATCCAGAAAATTCAGTCTGACTAGtattcattttttccattatttacaAATCAATGactttacatgtaaaaaaattTGCTAATTAAACTCGCCCCTTTCTGATCATCctttttttaatgccatttCTAGGACGTTTGGCAGTAGTATTATGCCTTCTCCTACAATTGCTGTTTTTGGTACATTCTCAGATGGTTCCTGTCTCCCTGCTCACTTACAGAGGGTCACTGCCTTTTCCTGTCTATGAGCTAGATGTTCAGTTCTATTTAAATGGAAGGAAGTAACTCCCCGATTACACAACCAATGGATCAAAGATGTGAAGCAGAACAtcaagctggaaaaaaaaaatcagatgcaCCCTCAACGGCTCCATTGAGAAATTTTTATAAAACCTGGGACCCATTAATAAACTATGTGAATAGTTAACTTGGCCTGGAGCTATGAACCTCTACAGGTGGTCTGTCCTGTCTATGCTTAAATACACTATGATGCatatgttttttgtggtttgtcTGTATTCCTTATTAGGGTATTCCTTATTTTTCTGTACATATTTGTACCTTGAGATAATAGCTTATGTTGATGTCTTGTCTGATAAAAGGTAAAAatctctataaataaagtgttaaaaaacaacaacattccAACACAGTGTCTCTTAAACCTTGTCTGGATAATTTAGAAAGTAGAATATTGTTAACGGTAGCAaaagattttgaaaaataaagaaatattctAAGacgtttttgttttgtttttttcataattatacCTTATactattttattaaaatgatttagacgactaatgtaaatgtaagatTTCTCagaattataatattatatatattaaatactATTATATTATAGTTAATATATAGTTAATATAATAGTTGCCTGAgtttatcaaaatatttcatcaaTTCTTGTTTTCCACCTCTATTATATGGAAAGCGTGGTAAAGCAAGTAAGGGCCTAAGATGATTTGTATGTGCTGGTAGTGACATTGGAAAGCTGTTATTTGAAATAAGTTAAAACAATGATTAGCATTGATAAATTCTGCAACGAGACAAACTGATAAACATACTGACGCAGATTGTGACCCAGACACTTAACAAATCATCACATGTTATCAAAGAACTTTGgttaacaataaaacaaacaataaaacaattaaatcaaTGTCACAGCGGCTGATATGACTTCCAAATACCTAGCACTGTAAAGAGGTCACAGAGTCAAATGGGACACTCGACTGAAATgaaccttcctcctcctctcggCACGTTTGATattgtgtcttgtttttgtatatcTGAGTACTATGCCCAGAACCATCAGTAAGGAAGCAAAAGAAGTCCAACGCAGCAATGCATACCAGAGAGGCACCCCTGTCCATGccctgaaaaaaagaaagattataTTAGTGACTGGCTCTCAGAGAAGAAACACATTGTAGAGTtgttaaatgatttatttttgaatgCACTTGCTAATATTTGCATTAAAGTGAGTAGAAAAATGCATAGACTAACGTGCTGAAGAGAAGATGTTGATCGGTGTGATTGGTGTGTGAAGACAGGTTTCTTGTGTCGGAGTGAATTTCCGTGCAAGTCAGAGGTGGAGTTTTGGCCGTGGTGGTGCTCATTCTGTCAGCACAGTCGTAAATGGGTTGGCCTGATGATTAAAAACAGGACGTTATATTGCAATTCTTTTGTGAACCTTGTTCAATATAAATTTCATAACAGCCTCAAATCAAATCCAAAGTCCAAGTCCAAACCATCATTATCAACATTCAATAAAGCCCAtgtttataatatattatataatccTACTTAAAGTCTCTTTGAGTATGAATGTTTATCTTTCAAATTTTTCTGATAGCATAAGTCTTTGTTTGCAGACACATAAAAGAATCCCAGTTAAACCTGGTACAGGGTATTTATCTTGGGTTGGATCTGCAGGGTATACTAGTACCTCCTTACCCAAATGTCCTCTTTAGTATTTCCACTAGGGGTCGCTAAAAAGTCAAATCCTACAAGTACATAAAGTCATTATAAAAACAAGAATGACACAATTGTTATGAAAATTATGATTGCATGGTGTATGagtgtcacttttttttttatctagatCATGATAAATAGTTCCTGTCttgtactgcaactctgcaacatcagcagattTATCAGCTAAGGTTAAAGGAAGTACagtattatatttgtaaagagggagatgtagaaattaaaattcgttagagaaagggtgagacatgtcatctGGGGGTCAGTTGGGGAAGATGGCTCCCAGACAGGAGAACTgtatttgatagattaagaaaagaactaTAGCGCCCACTTAAGGTGTATAAAAACCTGTTATAAGTGCTCCACTaggagcctttttctttgtaacctcacCCTGTGTGTTGCGttgtgaaacgctccttcttgCACAAggaaataaattctgttaaattttgatacttCGGCTCCagtctctattgtttaatggtcattaagAAGAAAATTTTTTAACAACAATATTCATAATGATTAAGTATACTAATCATTTACAGTATCACAATCACCCATTTTGCATGAAAGGTCATAAGGGCCTTTTCTGCAACTAATGGATAGGGAGTGTGGttaaggcttttttttctgcacccTTATCTCTTGACGTAAGAGTGTAATTGGGGAAAGAGCCTTCATCCTTACATCAGTCttaagaaaaaagagaagtgtCAAAGAGGCGTTagcacagaggaaaaagagTGTCAACCttataaaaagaacaaaactggCTGGggaattttcacatttttgtaaaaCCCACAAATCACATAAGCATCAACCAATAACAGAGCATCTTGTGGCTTGGCTTTCTTACTTCTATCCTACATTCACACCGTATAAAGCTTTTCACAGCCaaagtgaaagcaaaaacaagGATGTTTTGTTCCTCAATGAAAagtattttgtcatgttattgTATTTGTGCTTATAATGActataaaatctgaaaaattgTTGTTATAAAGCAATAATGTGCCATGAAGCCCCATAGCATTTCTTATAATTCATCATGCATGTTTTATGAAGCATTAGGTATCAACAATACATTATAAACACAGGCTTTGTAGGAAGTGTTTCCAGTTCTTGCAGTTATTTTTATAGAAAAGAACATCACATCTGTTCCTACCCTGCATATTAATGACATAGATGCAGCCGCTGTTTGCAGGCATCAAAACCTGCACAGAGAGATGCTCACTCCTCTGGCTGCTTATGTCATTACTGGCAATACAGTAATATTCACTGTCTTCTTCCACTGTGCCACAGTGTAGGTTCAAATCAGGTGAGTGGTGAAGCAAGCAGTCCTTGTGGTGAATGTGTTGATGCCAAGCGTAACGAATGCCAGTGCCCTTTGTACAGCCACAGCGCACTGTCACTTGCTGTCCCCAACATGTAGGCCTGTCCACCAGAGAGCTCAAGGGCCAAAGTCTGGGTTTAGATACTGGAACTGGTATAAAGAAGCAATTCATATATTTGAATTCATTCAGCTTGACAGTATAGATAGAAGAAACAAATActgatattgtgatattttccaaGATGATCATTAAAAGGTTCTTTTTTAATTCTTACCTTCAGTTATAATCAAATTAACTGAAGTCATGATGTCTGCATGTATTTTGTCAATGCCAACCCAGTACATTCCAGCGTCTTCAAATCGGAGATTTGTGACTTTCACAAACAGCCCTCTTCTTCTTGCATCTATTATGTAAGACCTTCCTTTTGCATTACCAACACGTTGTGAATCCACCAAAATCTCACAGGTTCTTCTGGAGTTCCCTCTGCACCAGTATTTTTTACTATACAGGAATCCTTCAGTGTCATATGTGCAGGAAAGAATGAATTCACCTCCAATATGAGCTGTAATCTGTCCTTTATCACACTGGAGCTGAAGACTTGCTGAAAGATAGAGTCTTATCAGAATGAAAATGCTTACAAATGCAGTAATCATATgtattatttcttatttcagGTTCCATTATATATTCAacgtatatattatatatttgactCTCAATttgttttaacttatttttcaaACCCAAACTTAAATATCAACCTGGTAAAATTtgcaaaagtgaaaacaaaaaatgggTCATGCGCAAAAAAACTGGGGGCTTAGTGATATGTTGGTTTCAGTTGTTAACTTGTTTCTgctattattataaaaataaccAGACCAGCACTCATTTTcgtaaaacaacaacaacaacaacaacaacaacaacaacaataaaaactatcTTCAGACAGGGAACAGGGAGTTACTTTAGTCTAATATAATAGAATATTACTGACACATGATTATTCTGTGTATTCATATTCCTGTCATAAAACAAGCTTTTTGCTAAATCACAGCTAAAATTATTATTgactcttgtgttttttaataggTATGTAAATTAACAGTACCCTTAAATGAATATTATAATGCATTTTTCATCTTCCAAAAGTAATAATTTGGGtagacatttttgaaaattcttttagaacaaattaaaaaaaaaaaaatctaattattataattaatgcAAGCTGTAAAAATGGATCTACTCACCATTAATAAGCAGAATCAGACACAGTGTCCTCATTTTGATGTTCAAACTAAGAGTATGAAGACTAAATCTCATGCAGGAAGCTGTAGAGGTGGACTGTGGTGGTGATACTGTCACTTCCTGTAGGTGCCTTGGGGGTTATAGTAAATGCTTTTACAGCTCGGAGACACATATGACATCCTGCACGAATAGGTCACCTTTCTTGCAGGTTGTGTCGTTTTGAAATCACTTCAAAACACGCTTTGAGACCATCAATATATTCAGTCTCTTTGACTGTCTGACTGCGTCTCCATTTGCTATATTAGACTTGATTCTATCCGATCTGATAAtgattttgtcaataaaatccTGCAAACCACTGAATACATTGAACTACTATGTTCAATGTCAGAATGGCTCTTTGTGATAGTTTATCAGAAAGCCACTAGATGTCCCCATGCCACTGATGTTTGCAGCCCAACATCTACTAAATGCAGGGTGCAGTGCATTGTCAGTGTGTCTTGACCGTGTCTATCTGACAAAAGgcatttttttatgtatagCTGAGACATAGCATGCTACTTCTCGCATGAACTGCATATCAGCTGCTCTGGTAAGTCAGTATGTTTTCCTTATCATCCtgaaatactgtactgtattttatatCATCATACTCGCTATATAGGAGAATCTTACATATACAGttccagtcaaaagtttgacgggtactgtatatgtttagTTATTTCTATTCATGCTCTTATCAATATTAAGTTGGCTATATATAATAGAGGGAAGTGTAATATGGCTGATATAATGCCCATAGCATGTGTTGGGTTTATCAAAACAAATGGCGACTGTGGGCATACTGTACAGTAggtgtaagtaagtaagtaagttagTAAACTCTATAGCTCCTTTCAAAACCAGAGGTACGAGGTGcttcacaaaatacaatacCATAAAATATACTGGAGGTGCCATTTCAGCATATACATTTCaacacagagaaatagagacagaaatagagatAGAGAacatacagaaatacaacaaaatgtagaaaatacaacaaaaacaggaatttCAAGGAGTGGTCAAACATAGAGATATGAGACTAAATATACATAGAACAACATAAAACCATTCAGAGAGTTGAGTGGGTTGCTTATAATTGCTGCCTGAAAACATCAGGATTCTCAGACACCCTCTCTTAACCACTCCCTCTACCACTGCCTCTGTCCCTACCCACATCCCTCCTCCACTCATTTTGTGTGTCCTGGCATGTTGTCCAACAGGCTAGACAGCCTACATTGCACTCTGACTTTGGGTAGGAACAGCTGTTCGTGCCTGTTTATATTCATAAATGTGTGGCTCCCATTCCCTCCGCGCCACTGTCATGCAATCAAACACCCGGGTGACTTTAGGACCCAGTGAGAGACACCCAGGGGGCGCGGCAGTTTTTTAATCTGACCACA
This window of the Thunnus albacares chromosome 5, fThuAlb1.1, whole genome shotgun sequence genome carries:
- the LOC122981909 gene encoding membrane cofactor protein-like isoform X6, which translates into the protein MLLSRKGHSESLNPVMGVFYFLLLSYLGLAITAQAQDCARPPVPPNIVPTTDINSQTYQPGSKVTFECEIGYVTAGGSKTITCTDGSWSPLNLKCERKNCGSAGEVLHGDVRYPQGTLFGDTLEVVCDTGYILVGRDKIICGNGEWNDRLPVCEAVTCDLPQTEFVGGSFNPVKDTYNYGEVVTFSCQKDYTLDGSKTISCSENAKFHPSPPTCVKVKCDDPVTPKDGYVSDHSPPPYGFKETVTFKCNNGYEMKGSSTVTCQINSTWTPLPTCTRKNCGSAGKVLNGEVRYPQGTFFGDTLEVVCNTGYKLVGRDKITCGNGEWNDRLPVCEGIEIPPKPTAATNPTTTTTTKTTTTTTRPFSTKKPTDRDTTTKSEWWT